Within Marmota flaviventris isolate mMarFla1 chromosome 13, mMarFla1.hap1, whole genome shotgun sequence, the genomic segment ACTGAGTGGGCAGATGTGGTGTCCAGATTAAAGACAGCTGCCCTTGCCCTACCCCATGACAAACACCACCAGATCCTGGACCCACCAGGACAAAGAGGACCCACGCCACCTTGAGGAGGCCATACTGGAGCTGAGCAGAGGGCTCAGACCCAGGGGTAAGAGGAAATGGTCGCTCCTCAATCTAGTGCTTCACCTTTGGATTTGGAGGTGACATCCCTGCATGGCCTGAGGATATTTGGTGACATCCTGAGTCTGGTTGGCCCTGTGAGGGTGGGCACTACCCCACCTTTCCTTCCATGTGGGACAAAACCAGCTCAGTTACAGCTCCACTGCTGACCAGAGTGGGCCAGCCCCTGCTCCATATGGCCTCAGTTGGCCATGCTGACCTCTAAAGACCCTTTCAATATGTTAAGTCCCATGTTCCTATCTTTCTGGGCCTCCAGAAGAGGATGTTGAAAAGCTTTAGGAGCCAGGGCTTccagtgtcctgagccccctgtGATGCAGATTCCCTGCTCTTTCAGATGCATTTCATCTTCTCAGACGAGGCTGTGCTTCTGTTTGATTTCTGGAGTGTCCACAGCCCTGCAGGTAAGAACTGGCATGCTTAGACTTGCAGTTGGAAGTCTTCTGATAGAGGCAGAGGAGAATCTGGATTCTCTTCTCTGTGGGCATTTAGGTGAGCCTGACTCCTCAGGCATAAACATTGAGCAAGAACTCTGCATTTATGATTTCATGTGCAGCCACCTCTCTTCTGAGCGCAGAGGGCTTTATTATCTCACTGATCCTCACAAGAGCTAGGGGAGGCAGCTTCTCCCTCTACCACAGGGAAAggaactgaagcccagagaggggaCATGCGAGGGCACACAGTGAGTAAGCATCGGAGCCAGAACTAGATCAAGGCCTCCTGTCGCTTCCTGGCACCTCCCTCATCCAGGTTCATTACCTAGCACTGGCTTAGAAGTCCAAAGTGGCAGCTGCAGCCTTGAACCTCAGATGAAACCCTACTCTGAAAAGGAAGAGTATTCCTTTGACTTGAAAGGGTAgagtttgagggctggggttgtagctggcagagcgctcacctagcacgtgtgaggcactgggtttgatcctcagcaccacataaaaataaataaaacaaagggtaTTGtgtcccatctacaactaaaaaagtttaataaataaataatattaaaaagcagACTAGAACTAGCCACAATGCCCATCATTGCAGGTGTGGATCAAATAAATCATAATCATCTCTACAGTGGATTGCCATTCCAGTTAACTGTTGCTAGGCTGTGGATTAGAACAATAGtcattttattattctctctCAAAGTTCTGAGTTCACTGGGCTCAGCTAAGTGTCCTCATAAGGGCGCTCCTGCATGCGGTATAGTTGAATGGTGGCTGCAGCAGTTTTCTTGAGGACTCGCACTCTCCTGTCTAATGGTCGATGCAGGTTGATCTGGGGCTCTTGGCTTCCTTGTGGCAGGGTAGCTAGATTCTAAGAATGAGTGTTCCAAAAGAGCAAGGGAAAGGAGCATGAGGTTTTTAAGCCCTAGCCTTGGAAGTCACAGCATTACTTTCACGTTATTGGTTGAGGCAGTCACAAAGATCTTCCTGGGTCAAAGGGGAGGGAACACAACTTACACCACTTGATGGCAGGAGTGTTGACACTGTAAAAAGAACATGTGGGTGGTAATATTGGGGTGGCTGTCTTTGGACAATACAATATCACAGATACTGTGGAGCCACCAGGAAGACAGATCTGGGTGAACTAAGGGGAACCCACATATGAAGTTGGGTGCCGGAGAGTTTGCAGAGAGGAAGCTGTCATTTAGACAAGTGGAAGCCTGAACACTGAGTAACAGAGGCTGCACTGGGGAGGAGGATCGGGTTCCTAGAGACCGGGCTGGGAAGGAGACTGACTTTTCATTATATGCCCTTTTTTACTGTATAGATTTTTAACACATGTATGCAGTTACTTgtacttttatatttgaaaagtcTATTTCTTGTGCAAGTGATTtcctctgaaggaaaaaaaaaaaaaaaaaactacttctgTTCCTTTTCTTAAACTCAAGACAGTTCCATGACCAGAAAGTAGGTCTTCCCCACACAGGCCCAATTTTCTGATCCCAGTTGGGAGACCTTCCATTCAATTCTCATATGAACTGGAGTTAGCACAGACCCCACAGGGTAAGAACAGTCCCATGAAACTGCCCCACTCCGACACCGACCACAAGTCCTAAGATTTCCAGTTGGCTATAGAATTAGGGTTCCCATGAGCTCCTCCTTGGTTTATTTGCTAGAATGGCTCACAGAGCTCAAGGAAATAGTCTCTGTAGGCACGATGGATTAAGTCATTGACCACTGGTGATCAACTCAACCTTTAACCCCCCTGCTGGTCCCCAGAGGTTGGGTGGGGTATAGAACTGAAAGTTCCTACCCTGTAATCATAGGTCAGTTGCCCTGGCAACCAGCCCCTCCCAAGGCTGGCTATCCAGGAGCACTAGCCACTTGTCGTCTTAATAGCACACAAAAAGACAATACTAGCAAGGCTCCAAGGGTTTTAGAAGCAGACCAGCAAACCAGGGCAAgaccaaatttatattttttatgtcacAGAGTCTCATACAATACTTTAAGGTGGACCATTTATTATCTTttcacttgtttaaaaaaaaaataagtagcatTGGCAGTTAATTTTACACAGCAGCCCTAGGACTTACTTTTCTGTAAAATAACTTAGAGCTTTTCCCCACTATAGAAGTAAACacacctaacagaagaaatgttagagaatgaggcagaaagaaaatagaaactcaCCCATATCCTGATGTACTCAGATAACTATAACCCCTTTGCTGCATCCTTCCTTCCAGCTTTTTAGGTGTACTTGCACATAAATAGGCCCTTGCTGTATGCACCCATGACATGACAGCGATCATGCAGACTGCTGGGAGGGCTGGATGATCCCTGCCACTtggcccctccctccttccttccttttttccttacttttccccaaaattatacatatttttggaGGTGCCATGTGATGTTCCCAAGCACGTGTACATTGTGTGATGTTCAGTCAGGGTAAATGTATTTACcgaaatatttataatttctttgttgtgaagacatttaaaatcctttcttctagctttttttgAAATGTGATATACATTATCAGTATCCACAGTCGCCTTAGTGATCATGCAATCTAGGACCTACTTCTCAACTCAGCCTCTTTTGACAGGCATGGCCCTTTCTGTGCTGGTGGTCCTGCTCCTGGCTGTGCTGTACGAAGGCATCAAAGTTGGCAAAGCCAAGCTGCACCACCGTACTCTAATGAGCCTGCCCACTGCCACCAGCCAGCAGCTCATCTTGGAGACAGACCAGGATTCTGCAGGCGCAGGCTCAGACTCATCCCCAGTCAGCAGCACCAACCTCAGGTACAGGCACTGGGCGTGGGGAATGGGCAGAGTCCTCACGCTCACCCTGAGAGGAAGGCTGGGCAAGAGATCGTCAGCCCCAGTGTGTAGAAGGGAACTCCAGGCCCAGGGAAGGACCAGGACTTGCCAGAGTGGTGACAGTTAGAAAGGTGAACTAACATAACACTCAGGTGTCCAGATGCCTGAGCCAAAGCTCTATTGATAGCCACTTTAGGAGGCTCAGATTTCTGCAGGGACTTGTGATCTTCAGAATTCCAGTGCAGGCCCCTGTCTAGCAACATGGGTGGCCACCCAATCTTCCCCCAAATCTCACTAGGCTTCCAAACCTAGGAGGGGATCTGTAGCTGTCCTGAAGCAAATGGTAAGAATTGGGTCAGCAATGTGGCCCACTTGGTGGGGGAGGCAGctgcttttttcctcctttcccaccCTGATTGGTTCTCTTAGTATCCCCAGTCCTCACTCCAGCTTCATTGTGCTTAATAAGCTGCTGCATACCCAGCCACTTTACCTGGGTGTCTCAAATCTTCACAACCACCCTGCAAGGGAGTTCTTACTCCTGTTTTACTGATGGAGCTTCAGAGAGCTTTACATTTGTCCTAGGCCAGAATTAGTACATGGAAGAGTCCCTGCCCTTTCCATTGTCATCCTGCCTCCCACGGTAGGTTCAGGGGGAAAAATCTGCCTTAATGATGATTTCCTCTTGTCCCTTATCAGGTAAGATGGATGACATATACCATCGTTTTCCCATTTGCCTAGGATGCCAGGAATCTCAGATCTAATTGTGgagatgtctttttaaaaagcaatctctttcaaggaatggtggcacatgcctgtaatcccagtttcccagctatttggaaggttgaggcaggagaatcacaagttcaaggccatcctggcaacttagtgggaccctgtcttgaaattttaaaaaaggctggggatgtagctaagtggttaagtgccccctgggttcaatgtgcAGTAGTGGGGGCAGGGGAGTACTTCCTCCTGGTTAAGCATATACTGTGGCTCAAATGCTTTCTACTTCCTGATATCCACTTTCTGTCTCTAGCTCATTACCAGCATTACCTTGGTTCTCTTTTTTATCTAGGTGGTTTTTGTGTCACTTTGGCCAGTCTCTAGTCCATGTCACTCAAGTGGTCATTGGCTACTTCATGATGCTGGCTGTAATGTCCTACAACATCTGGATTTTCCTCGGTGTGGTCCTGGGCTCGGCTGTGGGCTACTACCTGGCCTACCCACTTCTCCGCCTGGTTTAGCTGGTGAAGGATTTGCAGGCACTCAGGGCTGGAGGGAGCTGGGCACCTTCTTCCAGGCATTGCACTTCAGTGGATTTTTCTCCTGGTGGCCATTCCTCACCTCCTTTTCAGCTCCTGGCAAATTGGAGCTGAAGCCAGCACTTGTTCCCTGGAGTTCAGAGGCCACTGAAGCCACCCTCTCCTCGGCCAGCCTGCACAGGGCCTGGGCCTATTCTGGTGCCTTAAGAAGGCTGCTGTGACCaatggagaaagaaagcagagactaCAGCCTGGGGACAGGGTTGCTGAGCCTAGACACATCCCTGTGATGCAGGAATAAGAATTTCCAAAGGTCTTCAGGACAGGGAGGTGGGATCTGGGTGAGGAAGGCCACAGAACCTGGAAaccctctctctgctttgtgcCTTATCGACAGGAGCATCTTTCTGGACTTCTGTCTTTGGGGGACAGAGACCAAAATAGCTCCTTTTTCTGACCTTCGTGCCTTTGGAACACATAGTTTGTCCACATGATCCACAAAATAGACTAAGACTTTTACATTTTTCCCACTGAACTCCTGATTAGCACTTTTGCACACTCATACAAAACaaagtttttcaaagaaattatttcatcttATTCATGATGGAAGGCAGCAACCGCTGAGACCTGCCTCCCTTTCTTGGGGAGAGAATAAGTGACAACTGATTAAAGGCGGCTGGTTTGTCCTCTGGATGGAGCTCCTTCCACCCGACGGCACTGCCCACAGGGGAGGGTAATCTAATGGCCAAGGTGTCTGGGAGTGCCTCATGGCCtcaatgccccccccccctttaataTGGATCCTCTTTTATCACTTACTGCCCACTCATAGAGACCTGTGGGGAAACACAATTCAGTCACTGAAAATACAGGTTAAGCCTAAGGGGACATTGACTGGATGCAGGGAGCAGTCAAACCAAAGCCAGTGCATTTTTAGTTAGACAAACTCTGGATATTTTAACCTCTTcactttacagaaaagaaaatctttttatcAATTTACAGGGAGAGAAAATCGCTGCTGTGGACTATAATGCCCATGTTCAAGTACCTCACAGGCTAGATGAAAAGATGTCTTAAGCTTTGGGAATTAAAaacaattacattttaataaatacatatttttaaacagtcAGTGACTCTGTCCTCAGTCCAGCAGTAAGCACACATACCCCTTTTGACAACAAGGGGGAGGGGGCATGTgcagagggagggggcatggagctGGAGGTGCATCCGTATGACTGACTGAGGACTGAAGAAGACAACTCTGTGCTTAAGAAAATGAGCCCTGAAACACTGTGCCCACAGGTAGGCACCCAGAATGTCAACTTGGTCAACATTCATTTGTTCATGTGACAGACATGAATCAGGTACCTGCTATAAAAAAAGTAACTGTCACCCAAAATGTAAACACTGTGAAGATTAATAATAGCACCTTTTCTCTCTGAGGGCAGAAGCAAAAATATAATGACCATTTTTAACTTACAATAAGAAATAATTGTCAGAAATTATGTGCCACATCTAGGGTTGCTTGGTGGCTTCTCCTCATGCATGCAAGGAGCTGGAAGCTGCCCAGGGCCTCAAAGATATATGATTTTGAATGTCCTCTGCAATGCCAATAGAGCCTCCTCCATCCATCATTAGGTCCTGACCCTCTAAGGCTCCCTCCCCTGGAAAGAACGTTCtctgattttaaatgtttatgagaTAGGAATCTGAACTTCATAGGTGATCAGTGAACTCCTCGTTGGATAGTTGTTTTAAACATGGTGATTCATTTTAGGATTTTCTAGCagagagaacttttaaaattttcctactCTTTGCTCTTCAGAGTGATTCAACAGACAATCCGTTGCTCTCATGTCAACGGCCTTTAGAGCCAAGTCACAAAAGGTGACAAGAGTCCCTATTTACAGTTTAAATAGTTTAACAAACACACAAGTGCTTATTATGTGCCTGGCAGTGTTTTAAGCACTTTATACaaatattagctcatttaattctcacagcaagGTAGAGACTACTTCTCTCTTCATCTTAGAGACAGGgaagcagaaacagaaaaaggcATCCAGTTTaaaagtggcagagccaggacttagATTCTGAGTTTGTTTCTTCAGTTCAGCTGAGGGGGCTGAAGCCAAAAGGGTAGGAGTAACTTGGCCAAAACATGCAGAACTCATGGGCAAGAAAATACATTCAGACTGTGAAGACTCTATACTCTTTTGTATTCTAACATAACAGGATGGGAATTCTAAGGAGatctggggtggggcccaggacATGGATTTCTAACAGGCATCACTGGCTCCTTCCTCTCAATCCAGTGACTATCAGGCAAGGGTGGTGGCGCAGAGCCCAGGCTCTTAAATCAGACAGCCAGGATTTGAATTCTTGTTCTGCAGATCACTACCTGTGCATTTGGACAAGTTACTTTACCTCCCAAAGCCTCCATTTTCTCCTGTAGAAAATGGGGATAACAGCATCTCTACAATGGTTGCTGGATATAAGACCATCTGTGTCAGTTGCTCCCCCACCCAGGGACACCTGTTAAGTAACAAAATACTTGGGCTTTATTGCTGCCTCCCAGGTCCCCACATGGCAGATGACCCAGAGTTAGAGTTCAGATTCCTATCTCATAAACACTTAAAATCAGAGAAtgttctttcttaaaattattatacTTCTTGAAGACTGTCTGCATGGTCTTTGGAAGATCCCAGAATAAATATAATGACTATAAAGATTTTCTAATTACTCTTTTCTACACTAGTCCTGGTCCTCTGAGTTCAGAGGAAATGAAGCTGCTCTTAAAGCGAAGAATCCCTCAGGTGCCGTGGACGTTAAGAATGAAGGGTCCTCCAACCTTCTGCATGGCTTCTGAGGCTGTAGGACTGAGCCTGCAGGAATAAGCAACAGGCTAGTCCTCAGCAAACCACAATGCCCTGAGCCTCACGCAGCTGGACAGCAGAGTGGTGCTTTTCTTTGAAGGCCTAAAAGTTCCAGGGTTAGGTGCCACAGGGAATATGCCACAGTGCTTTGTGCACATTGACTGACCCAGTCACAGCTCCTATCCTTAGATTTCCAGACAGCACCACAAGAAATCCCTTAGAGCCACACTCAGTTACTCCCCAAGGGCCCGAGTCAAGATTCTTTAgagatatttattttagtttggttaatttcaaatattcattgaCCTCTTGTATAAGATTAAGGCAGAGATAAAAGATAACATGTCCTTGGACCACAGGCCAGACTGCTAACTGAACTGGGATCAAGATGGTGTGATCTCCTCTTAGTTTTCCAGGGAGACCTCTCCCCAGGTGATAGGTCTTGTTGCTGGGGCACAGTTGAGCCCTGGGAGGCAGATGGAAGGGGTTCTTGGGTTAGTCTGAGAGTgactgaagagaaaagaaagcttgGAAGAGGGCAGGACTCTTGTAGGTGACTAGCTGGAGCCTCTCAATCCTTCTTCCAACTGGGACTTGAAGGCAGGACCACAATGGGCTGCTCAAAATACCAGTTCTGAAAACAGGGTCACGATCCTCTTTGCCAGGTCAGGTGTGGGACTCAGAAGGTAGCCAGCTAACTCCGACATCTGAACTACTGTCCTCAGAATGCTCACCTTGACCTCACCCTGTGGTTTGCCTAGACCCAGGGCTGGCTGTGCAAAATCATGCTTAGGGAGGGGCTGGAGGAGAAACTGTGCGCCAGCTTCCTGGGTCTTCATCCCAGCCagtcattgtcatcatcatcaccgtCATCTCCAAAAAGGGGTGTTGGGGGTGGGCGTCCCTTCATGCTCTGACAAAACAGGAAAGAGTAGTCAGTCCTCACTTGTCCCTACCCCACCGGACCTCCCACCTGTGAGGTGAAGTGGTCCAGCGTCTGTCCCCAGCTCCAGATTGGAAAGGAGGTGTGCTGGAAAGAGGCCTGCGGCCAGTGAACCCTGACTTCCAGGTAAAGCTGAGACAAGCAGGTAGAGAGGGAAGCCGGCTTCCAACAGAGACAAAAAGACCAACTGTATTTGGCTACTTCTGTCATTTATTTGGGAAGCATATGATTTGACagatttttctctcatgtggTAACATACATTTTGTGTGAAGAAAAAAGGGTCACAGAGGAAGATGGAAGtgggagaaagaaacagaagcagaGCAGCCCGACGGAGGAGAGAAGATTCAGGAAGATGACGAAAGGTCACACTGGAAAACAAAGTTGTTGTGACCTAAGGTAGCAAGACTGGTTCTGGATGTGACCTTATCCTTTGAAAATGAGATGAGTTTAATTTAGATGCTTGGCTACATTCCCAAGAGATGAAGAAAGCCCAGGAACACAGGATCCAGCTTCCCACAACCCTATTCTCCCTCATCCCACTGACCAGGTAAGGGATACAGGAAATTAAGGTGGCTAGCTTGATCTTACATGTCCTCCAAAGGCCCGTGTGTTAAAAGCTTAGTCCTCAGCTTGGTGCTATTTGGAGTGTGGAAACTTTAAGACACAGGGTCTAACAAGAGGACTTGGGTGACTGGAAGTGTGCCCCCCTGAAGGGCATGGTGGGACccatcccctccttcctcctctctctcactTCCTGACCATGAGTGAATGGTTTTGTTCTTCCACATACTCCTGCTATGAGGTGCTGCCTCACTacaggtccaaaagcaatggGCCAATTGGTCATGaactaaaacttctgaaactgtgagctaagataaaccttttctttttataagctgATTACCTAAGACTTCAGCTATGGTATCACAAAAGGCCATGGAGGGGGGACTCTCCCCCCTTTTCATGACTTGGGCTCCTGACCTTTTTCCTCTGGGTTAGCAGGGAACAGGTCCCATGGGGGCCATAGGGATTGATGTTAGAGACAGGCATAAATTGAATTGTCTCCACTAATGTCCTTTCTGCTCTGTGAGCTGACCAGGATCTCTTCACAGAAGCCTGGCTAACAGGAGGCAGCGTGGTGTGCAGAGGCCTCTGGGCTAGTCCACTGTCCAGCTACCAACAGACCTTGTGCTTTTCTCTGAGTATCAACTGAGTGATCGCTATAAAAAATCTGACagtataagatttttaaatgtagctcaCCACTTCTGCTTTTTTCTGACTAAGGTTCTGATTCTACATTTCCCGACCACATAAGATAAGCTATATTATTTAATAATCCTGAGCCTCAGTCTTCTGATCTAGAAGAAATGGGATAAGATGCCTACTTCACTGCATTagttgaggattaaatgagacagtGAAGTAGTGTTCAGCATACACAAGAAATAGCTGCTAACTTGATGATACTTGCATTAATACCAATAACATactactaatttaaaaattccaactATATTTAGGACAGTCCCTTGGAATatgcattttttcccttttatcctccctctttctttttagtGCAGAATTTGTATACAGCATTCTCAGATGAGAATCTAAGTCTTGGGCAGAAAACCTATTGGGAGGAAGTAGTGCACTTCCCCTGAAGGCAGGCAGGCAAGATGGAAGTGCTCTGGTATGTATGAGCTGGACCCCAGATCTGTCACTGCTTTTTGGCAAAAGGCAAAACCCACTCTGGATGATACACGAGGGGATAAATCTTGCCCCATTCAACCTGTATTTCGGTCCCTGGAAACATGGACTCAATCTGAAGCTCATCTCTGTTCACCATACACATTTCATGGCAGTGAAATTCTCATCACTGCAGTCAAAATGGCCTAGTGAGCACCAGAAGCATTTACCCTATCAAAACAGGGAACGGCAGATGCAGGAGCTGGGCTCCAGTAGTGCTCTGTCAGCAGTTTGCCCTGCCGCCCTTCATTCTCACGCTCCACAGAGCAAGGCCATGTTGTCAGTACTGGCCCACCTGCTGCCCGGGAGTGTTGTGATGACAAAACAAAGCAGCTGGCTGGAAGCAGGCCAGTGAGCAAAGGTGCTCAGAAACAGGTGGCCTAACCCAGAGCCTGGGGATTGAGCCCTCTCTCTACCATCAATTGCTTTGGTGGCTTTAGGTAAGTCATTCTTTTGAACCCAGTTTGTTTATGAATAAGGATGCCCAAAAAGATAATCTTcaaagtccccccacccccacaattctaaaacataaataacaTCCTAGCTGATGTAGGGAAACCTGAGGTTTCAGCACAACAATGCAGGACTAAGCAGCTCAGCTTTCCTCACTTCAAGGGGGACTAATTCCCATGTGGATAGAGTTATGTTCTCGCTCAAGAGTAAAGGGGTATCTGACTGTCCCCACCATGCTTACCGAGCTGCCCTCTCCCTACCCCAAGCCTGCTCCCACAGGGCCCTGCACACAGTGTCCAGGGAGTGGGCCACCAACAAACTCCATTTCTCTTCTCTGAGCCAGTGGTGAAGGGCCCCCAGGTGGTGGTGTGAGGACTTGGCAGGGCCTGGGACTTCCTTACCACCTcatcttcatcctcctcctctggCTGTGCTTTGGTCCTTGGAACTTTCAGAGTTGCCCCTTGAAACAGTTCATCCTCTTCATCCCCAGAgacactaaaggaaaatcaaatC encodes:
- the Slc31a2 gene encoding protein SLC31A2 isoform X1 produces the protein MAMHFIFSDEAVLLFDFWSVHSPAGMALSVLVVLLLAVLYEGIKVGKAKLHHRTLMSLPTATSQQLILETDQDSAGAGSDSSPVSSTNLRWFLCHFGQSLVHVTQVVIGYFMMLAVMSYNIWIFLGVVLGSAVGYYLAYPLLRLV
- the Slc31a2 gene encoding protein SLC31A2 isoform X2, translated to MHFIFSDEAVLLFDFWSVHSPAGMALSVLVVLLLAVLYEGIKVGKAKLHHRTLMSLPTATSQQLILETDQDSAGAGSDSSPVSSTNLRWFLCHFGQSLVHVTQVVIGYFMMLAVMSYNIWIFLGVVLGSAVGYYLAYPLLRLV
- the Slc31a2 gene encoding protein SLC31A2 isoform X3; this encodes MALSVLVVLLLAVLYEGIKVGKAKLHHRTLMSLPTATSQQLILETDQDSAGAGSDSSPVSSTNLRWFLCHFGQSLVHVTQVVIGYFMMLAVMSYNIWIFLGVVLGSAVGYYLAYPLLRLV